A DNA window from Coffea arabica cultivar ET-39 chromosome 6c, Coffea Arabica ET-39 HiFi, whole genome shotgun sequence contains the following coding sequences:
- the LOC140008210 gene encoding uncharacterized protein isoform X3, which produces MEASVGNNTDAAYRPTGASAPNNSYSNNTSNHHNSTSGHHHPHHPPRRFGGMQLSASSIFRSPLSALLEYSGILRNRPSSSSDSHHHHHHHYNSTLLNASGVSRPYHDDHLQSRLLLDNSSSAVPASLNISNATGAPGGEVSIRIIGAGEQDHLDRVSAPLPSPAAASTPAPLREVNAQNEVFLQPISRTTSSVSLEGQGDRGVGLGVPNRIPHPTATNVDTEAGDIPGSNNRDSSYQRYDIQQAARWIEQVLPFSLLLLVVFIRQHLQGFFVTIWIAAVMFKSNDILRKQTALKGERKISVLIGISLVFTLHVVGVYWWYWNDDLLSPLVMLPPKAIPPFWHAIFIIMVNGAYTLVRQAAMILKCILLMYYKNSRGRSYRKQMLTLVEYLLLLYRALLPAPVWYRFFLNKEYGSLFSSLMTGLYLTFKLTSVVEKVQCFFTALKALSCKEIHYGAYATSEQVNAAGDLCAICQEKMHAPILLRCKHIFCEDCVSEWFERERTCPLCRALVKPADLRSFGDGSTSLFFQLF; this is translated from the exons ATGGAAGCGTCCGTTGGCAACAATACGGACGCTGCTTACAGACCTACCGGTGCTTCTGCTCCTAATAACTCTTATTCTAACAATACTAGTAACCACCACAACAGCACAAGTGGCCACCACCACCCGCACCACCCCCCAAGGAGATTTGGGGGAATGCAGCTCTCTGCTTCCAGTATTTTTCGTTCCCCATTGTCTGCATTGTTGGAATACTCTGGAATTCTCAGAAACCGCCCCTCCTCTTCCTCCGAcagccaccaccaccaccaccaccactacaACTCCACCTTATTAAACGCTTCTGGAGTGTCCCGCCCCTATCATGATGATCACCTTCAGTCCCGCCTCCTCCTCGACAATTCCTCCTCTGCAGTTCCTGCATCCCTCAACATTTCCAACGCTACTGGTGCTCCTGGAGGGGAGGTTTCGATTAGGATCATTGGTGCTGGGGAGCAGGACCACCTCGACAGGGTTAGCGCCCCCTTGCCTTCCCCTGCTGCTGCTTCTACTCCTGCACCCCTCAGGGAAGTCAATGCCCAAAATGAGGTCTTCCTTCAACCTATTTCCAGGACGACTTCATCAGTCTCTTTGGAAGGTCAAGGTGATCGAGGAGTGGGTTTAGGGGTTCCCAACAGAATTCCTCATCCCACTGCTACAAATGTTGACACTGAGGCTGGCGATATACCTGGGTCCAATAATAGGGACTCTTCTTATCAGAGATACGATATACAACAGGCTGCTAGGTGGATTGAGCAGGTTCTTCCATTCTCTTTGCTGTTGTTAGTGGTCTTCATTCGGCAACATTTGCAAG GCTTTTTTGTTACAATTTGGATTGCCGCGGTGAtgttcaaatcaaatgatattcTACGGAAGCAGACAGCTCTTAAG GGAGAGAGAAAGATATCTGTTTTGATTGGCATTTCATTGGTTTTCACACTTCATGTGGTTGGCGTTTATTGGTGGTATTGGAATGATGATCTCCTGTCTCCCTTGGTCATGCTTCCACCCAAGGCTATTCCACCGTTTTGGCATGCTATCTTTATAATAATGGTGAATGGTGCGT ACACTCTGGTCCGTCAGGCTGCTATGATTCTGAAGTGTATTCTTCTGATGTATTACAAGAACAGCAGAGGACGAAGTTACCGAAAGCAG ATGCTCACTTTGGTTGAGTATTTGCTGTTGCTTTACCGTGCTTTGCTGCCAGCTCCTGTTTGGTATCGCTTCTTTTTGAACAAAGAATACGGGAGTCTTTTTTCATCCCTAATGACTGGGTTATATTTGACTTTTAAGCTCACATCTGTTGTTGAGAAG GTCCAATGCTTTTTTACAGCTTTGAAAGCTTTGTCATGCAAAGAGATTCATTATGGAGCTTATGCTACTTCTGAACAG GTCAATGCTGCAGGGGATCTGTGTGCTATTTGCCAGGAAAAGATGCATGCTCCAATCTTGTTACGGTGTAAACATATATTCTGTGAAGACTGTGTCTCAGAATG GTTTGAGAGGGAAAGGACATGTCCTTTGTGTAGGGCTTTGGTGAAACCTGCTGATCTTAGATCGTTTGGGGATGGATCAACCAGTCTGTTTTTTCAGTTGTTTTAA
- the LOC140008085 gene encoding uncharacterized protein produces the protein MGFLTSLSMLILLTWLLWLPSPAAPSLSAARALDALLQDSAYRSFVRPRTGVVYDGQVPSNLTGIKVSGLRLRSGSLRTRGVPTYKEFQLPMGVVEEPYVERLVFVYHNLGNWSSLYYPLPSGYVFLAPVLGLLAYDASNLSATDLPELDIKATAQPISIRFSEVMTRPAVPDGSVPKCVSFDLQGLLNFTAMLAENTCATFREGHFSIVVESIGPSPAPAPPPAPPPRGKGGGGRKKNHHHKKEVWIIVGSVLGGLALLVLLGLLVVWMLKFKTRKKMQQMEKAAEVGEALHMTRVGSTKAPSATVTRTQPTLETEYVP, from the coding sequence ATGGGGTTTCTTACAAGTCTCTCGATGCTTATCCTCCTTACTTGGCTCCTCTGGTTGCCTTCTCCTGCTGCTCCTTCACTAAGCGCTGCACGGGCCCTGGATGCACTTCTCCAGGACTCTGCTTACCGCTCATTTGTTCGCCCCAGGACTGGTGTTGTCTACGATGGACAGGTCCCCTCCAATTTGACTGGGATTAAGGTCTCGGGGTTGAGGCTCCGGAGTGGCAGCTTGAGGACTAGGGGCGTCCCGACGTATAAAGAATTTCAGCTTCCCATGGGCGTTGTTGAGGAGCCTTACGTGGAACGCCTTGTTTTTGTGTATCACAACTTGGGCAATTGGTCCTCCCTCTACTACCCTTTACCTTCTGGTTATGTTTTCTTAGCCCCAGTCCTGGGTCTCCTTGCTTACGATGCTTCCAACCTCTCGGCTACTGACTTACCCGAGCTGGATATCAAGGCTACTGCACAACCCATCTCTATCAGATTTTCAGAGGTCATGACCAGACCAGCAGTACCGGATGGGTCGGTTCCCAAGTGCGTCTCCTTTGATTTGCAGGGCCTTCTCAATTTCACCGCTATGTTAGCTGAGAACACGTGTGCAACATTTCGAGAGGGGCATTTCTCGATTGTGGTCGAGTCGATTGGCCCGTCACCTGCACCTGCGCCGCCCCCAGCTCCTCCTCCTCGTGgcaaaggaggaggaggaagaaagaagaacCACCACCATAAAAAGGAGGTCTGGATAATTGTGGGTTCCGTGCTGGGGGGATTAGCACTCTTGGTTCTCTTAGGGCTGCTCGTCGTCTGGATGCTCAAGTTCAAGacgaggaagaaaatgcaacagATGGAGAAGGCTGCAGAGGTTGGGGAGGCGCTGCATATGACTCGAGTTGGGAGCACTAAAGCACCTTCTGCTACTGTCACGCGGACGCAACCAACCCTTGAGACTGAATACGTGCCTTGA
- the LOC140008210 gene encoding uncharacterized protein isoform X2 has protein sequence MEASVGNNTDAAYRPTGASAPNNSYSNNTSNHHNSTSGHHHPHHPPRRFGGMQLSASSIFRSPLSALLEYSGILRNRPSSSSDSHHHHHHHYNSTLLNASGVSRPYHDDHLQSRLLLDNSSSAVPASLNISNATGAPGGEVSIRIIGAGEQDHLDRVSAPLPSPAAASTPAPLREVNAQNEVFLQPISRTTSSVSLEGQGDRGVGLGVPNRIPHPTATNVDTEAGDIPGSNNRDSSYQRYDIQQAARWIEQVLPFSLLLLVVFIRQHLQGFFVTIWIAAVMFKSNDILRKQTALKGERKISVLIGISLVFTLHVVGVYWWYWNDDLLSPLVMLPPKAIPPFWHAIFIIMVNDTLVRQAAMILKCILLMYYKNSRGRSYRKQGQMLTLVEYLLLLYRALLPAPVWYRFFLNKEYGSLFSSLMTGLYLTFKLTSVVEKVQCFFTALKALSCKEIHYGAYATSEQVNAAGDLCAICQEKMHAPILLRCKHIFCEDCVSEWFERERTCPLCRALVKPADLRSFGDGSTSLFFQLF, from the exons ATGGAAGCGTCCGTTGGCAACAATACGGACGCTGCTTACAGACCTACCGGTGCTTCTGCTCCTAATAACTCTTATTCTAACAATACTAGTAACCACCACAACAGCACAAGTGGCCACCACCACCCGCACCACCCCCCAAGGAGATTTGGGGGAATGCAGCTCTCTGCTTCCAGTATTTTTCGTTCCCCATTGTCTGCATTGTTGGAATACTCTGGAATTCTCAGAAACCGCCCCTCCTCTTCCTCCGAcagccaccaccaccaccaccaccactacaACTCCACCTTATTAAACGCTTCTGGAGTGTCCCGCCCCTATCATGATGATCACCTTCAGTCCCGCCTCCTCCTCGACAATTCCTCCTCTGCAGTTCCTGCATCCCTCAACATTTCCAACGCTACTGGTGCTCCTGGAGGGGAGGTTTCGATTAGGATCATTGGTGCTGGGGAGCAGGACCACCTCGACAGGGTTAGCGCCCCCTTGCCTTCCCCTGCTGCTGCTTCTACTCCTGCACCCCTCAGGGAAGTCAATGCCCAAAATGAGGTCTTCCTTCAACCTATTTCCAGGACGACTTCATCAGTCTCTTTGGAAGGTCAAGGTGATCGAGGAGTGGGTTTAGGGGTTCCCAACAGAATTCCTCATCCCACTGCTACAAATGTTGACACTGAGGCTGGCGATATACCTGGGTCCAATAATAGGGACTCTTCTTATCAGAGATACGATATACAACAGGCTGCTAGGTGGATTGAGCAGGTTCTTCCATTCTCTTTGCTGTTGTTAGTGGTCTTCATTCGGCAACATTTGCAAG GCTTTTTTGTTACAATTTGGATTGCCGCGGTGAtgttcaaatcaaatgatattcTACGGAAGCAGACAGCTCTTAAG GGAGAGAGAAAGATATCTGTTTTGATTGGCATTTCATTGGTTTTCACACTTCATGTGGTTGGCGTTTATTGGTGGTATTGGAATGATGATCTCCTGTCTCCCTTGGTCATGCTTCCACCCAAGGCTATTCCACCGTTTTGGCATGCTATCTTTATAATAATGGTGAATG ACACTCTGGTCCGTCAGGCTGCTATGATTCTGAAGTGTATTCTTCTGATGTATTACAAGAACAGCAGAGGACGAAGTTACCGAAAGCAG GGTCAGATGCTCACTTTGGTTGAGTATTTGCTGTTGCTTTACCGTGCTTTGCTGCCAGCTCCTGTTTGGTATCGCTTCTTTTTGAACAAAGAATACGGGAGTCTTTTTTCATCCCTAATGACTGGGTTATATTTGACTTTTAAGCTCACATCTGTTGTTGAGAAG GTCCAATGCTTTTTTACAGCTTTGAAAGCTTTGTCATGCAAAGAGATTCATTATGGAGCTTATGCTACTTCTGAACAG GTCAATGCTGCAGGGGATCTGTGTGCTATTTGCCAGGAAAAGATGCATGCTCCAATCTTGTTACGGTGTAAACATATATTCTGTGAAGACTGTGTCTCAGAATG GTTTGAGAGGGAAAGGACATGTCCTTTGTGTAGGGCTTTGGTGAAACCTGCTGATCTTAGATCGTTTGGGGATGGATCAACCAGTCTGTTTTTTCAGTTGTTTTAA
- the LOC140008210 gene encoding uncharacterized protein isoform X1, whose amino-acid sequence MEASVGNNTDAAYRPTGASAPNNSYSNNTSNHHNSTSGHHHPHHPPRRFGGMQLSASSIFRSPLSALLEYSGILRNRPSSSSDSHHHHHHHYNSTLLNASGVSRPYHDDHLQSRLLLDNSSSAVPASLNISNATGAPGGEVSIRIIGAGEQDHLDRVSAPLPSPAAASTPAPLREVNAQNEVFLQPISRTTSSVSLEGQGDRGVGLGVPNRIPHPTATNVDTEAGDIPGSNNRDSSYQRYDIQQAARWIEQVLPFSLLLLVVFIRQHLQGFFVTIWIAAVMFKSNDILRKQTALKGERKISVLIGISLVFTLHVVGVYWWYWNDDLLSPLVMLPPKAIPPFWHAIFIIMVNGAYTLVRQAAMILKCILLMYYKNSRGRSYRKQGQMLTLVEYLLLLYRALLPAPVWYRFFLNKEYGSLFSSLMTGLYLTFKLTSVVEKVQCFFTALKALSCKEIHYGAYATSEQVNAAGDLCAICQEKMHAPILLRCKHIFCEDCVSEWFERERTCPLCRALVKPADLRSFGDGSTSLFFQLF is encoded by the exons ATGGAAGCGTCCGTTGGCAACAATACGGACGCTGCTTACAGACCTACCGGTGCTTCTGCTCCTAATAACTCTTATTCTAACAATACTAGTAACCACCACAACAGCACAAGTGGCCACCACCACCCGCACCACCCCCCAAGGAGATTTGGGGGAATGCAGCTCTCTGCTTCCAGTATTTTTCGTTCCCCATTGTCTGCATTGTTGGAATACTCTGGAATTCTCAGAAACCGCCCCTCCTCTTCCTCCGAcagccaccaccaccaccaccaccactacaACTCCACCTTATTAAACGCTTCTGGAGTGTCCCGCCCCTATCATGATGATCACCTTCAGTCCCGCCTCCTCCTCGACAATTCCTCCTCTGCAGTTCCTGCATCCCTCAACATTTCCAACGCTACTGGTGCTCCTGGAGGGGAGGTTTCGATTAGGATCATTGGTGCTGGGGAGCAGGACCACCTCGACAGGGTTAGCGCCCCCTTGCCTTCCCCTGCTGCTGCTTCTACTCCTGCACCCCTCAGGGAAGTCAATGCCCAAAATGAGGTCTTCCTTCAACCTATTTCCAGGACGACTTCATCAGTCTCTTTGGAAGGTCAAGGTGATCGAGGAGTGGGTTTAGGGGTTCCCAACAGAATTCCTCATCCCACTGCTACAAATGTTGACACTGAGGCTGGCGATATACCTGGGTCCAATAATAGGGACTCTTCTTATCAGAGATACGATATACAACAGGCTGCTAGGTGGATTGAGCAGGTTCTTCCATTCTCTTTGCTGTTGTTAGTGGTCTTCATTCGGCAACATTTGCAAG GCTTTTTTGTTACAATTTGGATTGCCGCGGTGAtgttcaaatcaaatgatattcTACGGAAGCAGACAGCTCTTAAG GGAGAGAGAAAGATATCTGTTTTGATTGGCATTTCATTGGTTTTCACACTTCATGTGGTTGGCGTTTATTGGTGGTATTGGAATGATGATCTCCTGTCTCCCTTGGTCATGCTTCCACCCAAGGCTATTCCACCGTTTTGGCATGCTATCTTTATAATAATGGTGAATGGTGCGT ACACTCTGGTCCGTCAGGCTGCTATGATTCTGAAGTGTATTCTTCTGATGTATTACAAGAACAGCAGAGGACGAAGTTACCGAAAGCAG GGTCAGATGCTCACTTTGGTTGAGTATTTGCTGTTGCTTTACCGTGCTTTGCTGCCAGCTCCTGTTTGGTATCGCTTCTTTTTGAACAAAGAATACGGGAGTCTTTTTTCATCCCTAATGACTGGGTTATATTTGACTTTTAAGCTCACATCTGTTGTTGAGAAG GTCCAATGCTTTTTTACAGCTTTGAAAGCTTTGTCATGCAAAGAGATTCATTATGGAGCTTATGCTACTTCTGAACAG GTCAATGCTGCAGGGGATCTGTGTGCTATTTGCCAGGAAAAGATGCATGCTCCAATCTTGTTACGGTGTAAACATATATTCTGTGAAGACTGTGTCTCAGAATG GTTTGAGAGGGAAAGGACATGTCCTTTGTGTAGGGCTTTGGTGAAACCTGCTGATCTTAGATCGTTTGGGGATGGATCAACCAGTCTGTTTTTTCAGTTGTTTTAA
- the LOC113695340 gene encoding uncharacterized protein has protein sequence MAYRRRQGIARSSTFQEDIISSPAPPPPAPGTAATGGGGGYHATASSSLAAQAIRASAAHRDSSLSSAYAANSAFPSSFNNPSKGSPTYDYTSMKSSNEPGGFWGVLARKAKAILDDDDISHLSCPATTRTNPKEFLPSSTHSQPYQTAESYRKADNPTFRKGLDALTTSLNHIGDTIGSAFEEGRTIVESKTADIIQETRKLQIRRKGTNFDEGNQVPDVHSAVQQSAQPHMQTSQEDKLKASRDVAMATAAKAKLLLRELKTVKADLAFAKQRCSQLEEENKLLREARDKGDNPADDDMIRLQLETLLAEKARLAHENAVYARENRFLREIVEYHQLTMQDVVYLDEGIEEVTEVYPIPAVSRMLSASPPSPTSPSSPTGSSPSRSTQVTQQILEFPLLPKATTGFSA, from the exons ATGGCGTACAGAAGAAGACAAGGGATCGCCCGCTCATCCACTTTCCAGGAAGACATTATTAGTTCTCCTGCACCACCACCCCCTGCACCTGGAACAGCAGCAACAGGGGGAGGAGGAGGATACCACGCCACAGCCTCCTCCTCGCTGGCAGCTCAGGCCATCAGAGCCTCCGCCGCCCATCGCGACTCTTCTCTATCTTCCGCTTATGCCGCCAATTCAGCCTTTCCTTCTTCCTTCAACAATCCATCTAAG GGTTCTCCAACCTATGATTACACTTCAATGAAAAGTTCAAATGAACCTGGTGGTTTTTGGGGTGTTCTAGCTAGGAAAGCCAAAGCAATCCTGGATGATGATGACATCTCCCATCTTTCCTGCCCTGCTACCACTAGGACCAACCCCAAGGAATTCCTCCCTTCCTCAACACATTCCCAG CCATACCAAACTGCTGAGAGCTACAGAAAAGCAGACAATCCTACATTTCGCAAGGGCCTTGATGCACTTACAACTTCTCTCAATCACATTGGTGATACGATTGGAAGTGCATTCGAG GAAGGACGTACCATTGTTGAAAGTAAGACTGCGGACATAATTCAAGAAACTCGCAAACTGCAGATCAGAAGAAAAGGAACCAACTTTGATGAAGGGAATCAGGTACCTGATGTACACAGTGCAGTGCAGCAATCAGCACAGCCACATATGCAAACCAGCCAAGAGGATAAGCTCAAGGCATCCCGCGAC GTAGCAATGGCAACAGCTGCAAAAGCCAAACTACTCCTTCGAGAGCTGAAAACTGTCAAAGCAGATCTGGCTTTTGCAAAACAACGATGTTCTCAGttggaagaagaaaataaaCTCCTTCGAGAGGCCAGGGACAAGGGAGACAATCCTGCTGACGATGACATG ATACGCCTTCAACTCGAGACACTTTTGGCGGAGAAGGCCCGATTGGCGCATGAAAATGCTGTATATGCTCGGGAGAATCGCTTCTTAAGGGAGATAGTTGAATATCACCAACTGACCATGCAGGATGTTGTCTATTTGGATGAGGGAATTGAAGAGGTTACAGAAGTTTACCCTATACCTGCAGTCTCCAGAATGCTTTCTGCTTCACCACCCTCGCCTACGTCTCCATCGTCACCTACTGGCAGTTCTCCATCAAGAAGCACTCAGGTTACTCAGCAAATACTGGAATTCCCCCTCTTGCCGAAAGCTACGACAGGTTTCTCAGCATGA
- the LOC140008210 gene encoding uncharacterized protein isoform X4: MEASVGNNTDAAYRPTGASAPNNSYSNNTSNHHNSTSGHHHPHHPPRRFGGMQLSASSIFRSPLSALLEYSGILRNRPSSSSDSHHHHHHHYNSTLLNASGVSRPYHDDHLQSRLLLDNSSSAVPASLNISNATGAPGGEVSIRIIGAGEQDHLDRVSAPLPSPAAASTPAPLREVNAQNEVFLQPISRTTSSVSLEGQGDRGVGLGVPNRIPHPTATNVDTEAGDIPGSNNRDSSYQRYDIQQAARWIEQVLPFSLLLLVVFIRQHLQGFFVTIWIAAVMFKSNDILRKQTALKGERKISVLIGISLVFTLHVVGVYWWYWNDDLLSPLVMLPPKAIPPFWHAIFIIMVNDTLVRQAAMILKCILLMYYKNSRGRSYRKQMLTLVEYLLLLYRALLPAPVWYRFFLNKEYGSLFSSLMTGLYLTFKLTSVVEKVQCFFTALKALSCKEIHYGAYATSEQVNAAGDLCAICQEKMHAPILLRCKHIFCEDCVSEWFERERTCPLCRALVKPADLRSFGDGSTSLFFQLF, encoded by the exons ATGGAAGCGTCCGTTGGCAACAATACGGACGCTGCTTACAGACCTACCGGTGCTTCTGCTCCTAATAACTCTTATTCTAACAATACTAGTAACCACCACAACAGCACAAGTGGCCACCACCACCCGCACCACCCCCCAAGGAGATTTGGGGGAATGCAGCTCTCTGCTTCCAGTATTTTTCGTTCCCCATTGTCTGCATTGTTGGAATACTCTGGAATTCTCAGAAACCGCCCCTCCTCTTCCTCCGAcagccaccaccaccaccaccaccactacaACTCCACCTTATTAAACGCTTCTGGAGTGTCCCGCCCCTATCATGATGATCACCTTCAGTCCCGCCTCCTCCTCGACAATTCCTCCTCTGCAGTTCCTGCATCCCTCAACATTTCCAACGCTACTGGTGCTCCTGGAGGGGAGGTTTCGATTAGGATCATTGGTGCTGGGGAGCAGGACCACCTCGACAGGGTTAGCGCCCCCTTGCCTTCCCCTGCTGCTGCTTCTACTCCTGCACCCCTCAGGGAAGTCAATGCCCAAAATGAGGTCTTCCTTCAACCTATTTCCAGGACGACTTCATCAGTCTCTTTGGAAGGTCAAGGTGATCGAGGAGTGGGTTTAGGGGTTCCCAACAGAATTCCTCATCCCACTGCTACAAATGTTGACACTGAGGCTGGCGATATACCTGGGTCCAATAATAGGGACTCTTCTTATCAGAGATACGATATACAACAGGCTGCTAGGTGGATTGAGCAGGTTCTTCCATTCTCTTTGCTGTTGTTAGTGGTCTTCATTCGGCAACATTTGCAAG GCTTTTTTGTTACAATTTGGATTGCCGCGGTGAtgttcaaatcaaatgatattcTACGGAAGCAGACAGCTCTTAAG GGAGAGAGAAAGATATCTGTTTTGATTGGCATTTCATTGGTTTTCACACTTCATGTGGTTGGCGTTTATTGGTGGTATTGGAATGATGATCTCCTGTCTCCCTTGGTCATGCTTCCACCCAAGGCTATTCCACCGTTTTGGCATGCTATCTTTATAATAATGGTGAATG ACACTCTGGTCCGTCAGGCTGCTATGATTCTGAAGTGTATTCTTCTGATGTATTACAAGAACAGCAGAGGACGAAGTTACCGAAAGCAG ATGCTCACTTTGGTTGAGTATTTGCTGTTGCTTTACCGTGCTTTGCTGCCAGCTCCTGTTTGGTATCGCTTCTTTTTGAACAAAGAATACGGGAGTCTTTTTTCATCCCTAATGACTGGGTTATATTTGACTTTTAAGCTCACATCTGTTGTTGAGAAG GTCCAATGCTTTTTTACAGCTTTGAAAGCTTTGTCATGCAAAGAGATTCATTATGGAGCTTATGCTACTTCTGAACAG GTCAATGCTGCAGGGGATCTGTGTGCTATTTGCCAGGAAAAGATGCATGCTCCAATCTTGTTACGGTGTAAACATATATTCTGTGAAGACTGTGTCTCAGAATG GTTTGAGAGGGAAAGGACATGTCCTTTGTGTAGGGCTTTGGTGAAACCTGCTGATCTTAGATCGTTTGGGGATGGATCAACCAGTCTGTTTTTTCAGTTGTTTTAA